The proteins below come from a single Rhodococcus sp. WMMA185 genomic window:
- a CDS encoding alpha/beta hydrolase, whose amino-acid sequence MFAKMVSDMMIKPGNSPVFDQPADFSLDYEDVEFKTRDGVTLRGWIIKGGNDKVIVQTHFGVQCSRSGYTPEGKGRIKMWKENISFLRQAKYLNERGYTVLMYDMRNHGESDLGNPPWISWGPNEAEDVIAAVDFISSNPVYKDASIGLLSICMGAVASTYAYGKGDAGLRKYPNIKAMIAVQPLNYRAFVKAFGLPGFLDKAGSKKSRERLGFDLDTKTFVPDIKHVSVPTLVIQNNNDPWTDLDFVQHYYDELHVEKDMLWLDLSKDRAAAYDYLGTNPEPLADFFDRYL is encoded by the coding sequence ATGTTCGCGAAGATGGTTTCGGACATGATGATCAAGCCGGGTAACTCCCCGGTGTTCGATCAGCCCGCGGACTTCAGCCTGGACTACGAAGACGTCGAGTTCAAGACGAGGGATGGCGTCACCTTGCGCGGCTGGATCATCAAGGGCGGCAACGACAAGGTGATCGTTCAAACGCACTTCGGCGTGCAGTGCAGCCGATCCGGCTACACGCCCGAGGGCAAGGGGCGCATCAAGATGTGGAAAGAGAACATCTCCTTTCTCCGGCAAGCCAAGTACCTCAACGAGCGTGGCTACACGGTTCTGATGTACGACATGCGCAACCACGGCGAGAGCGATCTAGGAAATCCCCCCTGGATTTCATGGGGTCCCAACGAGGCTGAGGACGTCATCGCCGCCGTGGATTTCATTTCGAGCAACCCTGTCTACAAGGACGCCAGCATCGGTCTGCTCAGCATCTGCATGGGCGCAGTCGCCAGCACCTATGCGTACGGCAAAGGGGATGCAGGCCTACGGAAGTATCCCAACATCAAGGCCATGATCGCGGTGCAGCCCCTGAACTACCGAGCGTTCGTCAAGGCGTTCGGCCTGCCAGGCTTTCTCGACAAGGCGGGAAGCAAGAAGTCTCGCGAACGGCTGGGCTTCGATCTCGACACGAAGACGTTCGTCCCCGACATCAAGCATGTCAGCGTCCCAACGCTCGTCATACAGAACAACAACGACCCGTGGACCGACCTCGATTTCGTCCAGCACTACTACGACGAACTCCACGTCGAAAAAGACATGCTCTGGCTCGACCTGTCCAAGGACCGAGCCGCCGCCTACGACTACCTCGGCACGAATCCAGAACCGCTGGCCGACTTCTTTGACCGGTATCTATGA
- a CDS encoding TetR/AcrR family transcriptional regulator — MGEQRWISDLHWIRVSQQGRSQRTQDDLLDAAESLFAERGVETTTITDIATAANSSVGAIYHHFRDKTAILRALFDRYAQALDATTRAAVDPVRWQGAGIGDILQGYIGFSLEADPGRPDFKRAAFRAAQHDPVVAERNRELLDQLDQGVRDLLLARRDEISHPDPELAIAFVLEQLATMLSARLFDPPMPTRMGQRTTDEFVREAVRSTCCYLGVRVPSDLDDAVTTESH; from the coding sequence ATGGGTGAGCAACGGTGGATTTCCGATTTGCATTGGATCCGAGTCAGCCAGCAAGGCCGCAGCCAACGTACGCAGGATGATCTTCTTGATGCCGCCGAGTCGCTGTTCGCCGAGCGAGGTGTGGAAACCACCACGATCACCGACATCGCCACGGCCGCGAATTCCTCGGTCGGCGCGATCTATCACCACTTTCGCGACAAGACAGCGATCCTGCGCGCGCTGTTCGACCGGTATGCCCAGGCGCTGGATGCCACCACCCGCGCCGCAGTGGATCCGGTCCGCTGGCAAGGCGCTGGTATCGGTGACATCTTGCAGGGTTACATCGGTTTCTCCCTCGAAGCCGATCCAGGGCGGCCCGATTTCAAACGCGCCGCTTTTCGGGCCGCCCAGCATGACCCGGTGGTGGCCGAGCGCAACCGCGAGCTACTCGACCAGCTCGACCAGGGCGTTCGTGATCTTCTGTTGGCCCGCCGCGACGAGATCAGCCATCCCGACCCCGAACTTGCCATCGCGTTTGTGCTTGAACAGCTCGCCACCATGCTGTCCGCGCGACTTTTCGACCCACCGATGCCAACACGTATGGGACAGCGCACGACGGACGAATTCGTCAGGGAGGCAGTGCGATCCACGTGCTGCTATCTCGGCGTCAGGGTGCCCTCCGACCTTGACGACGCGGTCACCACCGAATCGCATTAA
- the dcd gene encoding dCTP deaminase: MLLSDRDLRAEISAGRLAIDPFDDSMVQPSSVDVRLDSLFRVFNNTRYTHIDPAQRQDELTTLVEPTEGEPFVLHPGEFVLGSTLEVCSLPDDLAGRLEGKSSLGRLGLLTHSTAGFIDPGFSGHITLELSNVANLPITLWPGMKIGQLCLLRLSSAAEHPYGSSAVGSKYQGQRGPTPSKAYLNFAQR; the protein is encoded by the coding sequence GTGCTTCTCTCCGATCGCGACCTCCGTGCCGAAATTTCCGCTGGACGTCTGGCCATCGACCCGTTCGATGATTCGATGGTTCAGCCGTCGAGCGTGGATGTCCGTCTCGACAGCCTGTTCCGCGTGTTCAACAACACCCGATACACGCATATCGACCCCGCTCAGCGGCAGGACGAGCTGACGACGCTGGTCGAGCCGACAGAGGGAGAGCCGTTCGTCCTGCACCCCGGCGAGTTCGTGCTCGGCTCGACCCTCGAGGTGTGTTCGCTGCCCGACGACCTGGCGGGACGGCTCGAGGGGAAGTCATCACTCGGACGTCTCGGATTGCTGACGCATTCGACGGCCGGCTTCATCGATCCGGGCTTCAGCGGGCACATCACTCTGGAACTCTCGAACGTCGCGAACCTGCCCATCACGCTCTGGCCTGGCATGAAGATCGGCCAGCTGTGCTTGCTCCGGCTGTCGAGCGCGGCGGAGCACCCGTACGGAAGTTCCGCCGTCGGCTCCAAGTACCAGGGGCAGCGGGGGCCGACACCGTCGAAGGCGTACCTCAACTTCGCCCAGAGGTGA
- a CDS encoding DoxX family protein, with product MNIALWVVAVVLAVVYLAAGLMKVAVPYKKLTENPNMGWAKDFSPSSIRALGTAELLGAIGLILPQATGIAEVLTPLAAVGLAIVQVGAIVFHVRRKELQVLPVNIVLLLLAVFVAVGRFASWG from the coding sequence GTGAACATCGCCCTGTGGGTCGTCGCCGTAGTCCTGGCCGTCGTGTATCTCGCTGCCGGTCTGATGAAGGTGGCAGTGCCGTACAAGAAGCTCACCGAGAACCCGAATATGGGCTGGGCCAAAGATTTCTCCCCCAGTTCGATCCGCGCGCTCGGTACGGCCGAACTTCTCGGTGCGATCGGTTTGATCCTTCCTCAGGCCACGGGAATTGCGGAGGTCTTGACTCCGCTGGCCGCAGTCGGACTGGCGATCGTTCAGGTGGGGGCAATAGTCTTCCACGTCCGGCGCAAGGAACTCCAGGTGCTTCCGGTGAACATCGTGCTGTTGTTGCTGGCCGTCTTCGTCGCGGTTGGCCGATTCGCAAGCTGGGGCTGA
- a CDS encoding haloalkane dehalogenase codes for MRIDFTPDSELYPFASRWFDSPHGRMHYIDEGEGPPILFCHGNPTWSFLYRNIITRLRDRFRCIAVDYLGFGLSDHPDAFGYTIEEHAYVVGTLVDHLGLDGFVSFGQDWGGPISMAVDTARADRVRGVVLGNTWFWPAGSPTMKLFSRVMSSAPMQRAILNNNFFVERLVPVGTARSLTPDEMAHYRGVQPSREARRGVAEMPKQILAARPMLERLSRDVPARLGTKPALIVWGMKDFAFKPKTMMPRVQAAFPNHVLVELPEAKHYIQEDAPDRIADAIIQRFG; via the coding sequence ATGAGGATCGACTTCACACCGGACTCTGAGTTGTATCCGTTCGCCTCCCGCTGGTTCGACAGCCCACACGGACGAATGCACTACATCGACGAGGGCGAAGGCCCGCCGATCCTGTTCTGCCACGGCAACCCGACATGGAGTTTCCTCTACCGCAACATCATCACCAGGCTGCGGGATCGATTCCGGTGCATCGCTGTCGACTATCTCGGTTTCGGATTGTCGGATCATCCTGATGCGTTCGGGTACACCATCGAGGAACACGCATACGTCGTCGGCACCCTGGTCGACCACCTCGGACTCGACGGGTTCGTGTCGTTTGGCCAGGACTGGGGAGGTCCGATCAGCATGGCGGTCGATACTGCCCGGGCCGATCGGGTGCGCGGTGTCGTATTGGGCAACACATGGTTCTGGCCCGCCGGCAGCCCGACGATGAAGCTGTTCAGCAGGGTGATGTCGAGTGCCCCCATGCAACGCGCGATCCTGAACAACAACTTCTTCGTCGAACGTCTCGTACCGGTGGGGACCGCGAGGTCGTTGACGCCCGACGAGATGGCGCACTACCGCGGCGTGCAACCCTCGCGGGAGGCGCGCAGGGGTGTGGCGGAGATGCCCAAGCAGATTCTGGCGGCCCGCCCGATGCTCGAGAGGCTCTCCAGGGACGTGCCGGCGCGACTCGGCACGAAGCCGGCTCTGATCGTGTGGGGCATGAAGGATTTCGCGTTCAAGCCCAAGACCATGATGCCGCGTGTGCAGGCGGCCTTCCCCAATCACGTCCTGGTCGAGTTACCCGAAGCCAAGCACTACATCCAGGAGGATGCCCCCGACCGAATAGCGGATGCGATCATCCAACGCTTCGGGTGA
- a CDS encoding VOC family protein: MTYWRGPPPPVAQIGEPFVTDDGHIGHAELRLQTGMIYLAEEFPQMGLTAPESGATSVTMVLPVDDTDAVLERAHDAGGTVERGSSENFGRRTATLTDPFGHRWILSGPTKKEPAN; encoded by the coding sequence ATGACCTACTGGCGCGGGCCACCTCCGCCGGTTGCGCAGATCGGTGAGCCATTCGTCACGGACGACGGACACATCGGCCACGCCGAGCTGCGCCTGCAGACAGGGATGATCTACCTCGCCGAGGAGTTCCCGCAGATGGGGCTGACGGCACCAGAGTCCGGCGCAACGTCTGTGACCATGGTGCTGCCCGTCGACGACACCGACGCGGTGCTCGAGCGGGCCCACGACGCCGGGGGCACCGTCGAGCGCGGGAGCTCGGAGAACTTCGGCCGACGGACGGCGACGCTCACCGACCCCTTCGGACACCGCTGGATTTTGTCGGGCCCCACGAAAAAGGAACCAGCCAACTAG
- a CDS encoding WS/DGAT/MGAT family O-acyltransferase, with amino-acid sequence MLLPMSPVDSMFLIAESRDHPMHVGSLEIFQPPEGVDALEIFAMLDRAVTEGDGLLPPQLTKRARRSLTSLGQWGWETVDVDLGHHVRHDALPAPGGEAELMALCSRLHGSLLDRNRPLWEMHLIEGLSDGRFAIYAKIHHAVTDGVNSMKMIRRALSDDAEERNMPPMWEQRDRRSGSAPSKDTGAPTTSDSALRAARDAVGEVAGLVPALAGTVTRALRNQGGPLTLSAPKTPFNVPITGARQFASQIWSLERLRLVAKLSDSTINDVVLAMSSGALRSYLQDRGALPTDPLIAMVPVALASQGEESGGNNVGVLMCNLGTHLAEPADRLATIRTSMREGKEAYDAKTTTQILAMSALGTAGLAANIVLGQTPWLRPPFNLIISNVPGPSSQLYWNGARLEALHSLSAPVNGQGLNITCTSNDDEISFGVIGCRDAVPDLKSIPSRLGHELHALERTLGI; translated from the coding sequence ATGCTGCTTCCCATGTCCCCGGTCGACTCGATGTTCCTCATCGCCGAGTCGCGCGACCACCCCATGCACGTCGGCAGTCTGGAGATATTCCAGCCGCCGGAGGGTGTGGACGCTCTAGAAATCTTCGCCATGCTCGACCGTGCGGTGACCGAAGGTGACGGACTCCTCCCGCCTCAACTCACCAAGCGAGCTCGTCGGTCCCTGACTTCGTTGGGCCAGTGGGGTTGGGAGACTGTGGATGTCGACCTCGGCCACCACGTCCGACACGACGCCCTACCCGCCCCCGGCGGTGAGGCCGAGCTGATGGCCCTTTGCTCGCGATTGCACGGGTCGCTACTCGACCGCAATCGTCCCCTCTGGGAGATGCACCTGATCGAAGGGCTGAGCGACGGGCGCTTCGCCATCTACGCCAAGATTCACCACGCCGTCACCGACGGTGTCAATTCCATGAAGATGATCCGGCGCGCGCTCAGCGACGATGCCGAAGAGCGGAACATGCCGCCCATGTGGGAGCAGCGCGACCGAAGGTCGGGGTCGGCGCCATCGAAGGACACCGGTGCGCCGACCACATCCGACTCTGCACTGCGCGCCGCGCGCGACGCCGTCGGCGAGGTCGCCGGTCTCGTGCCCGCACTCGCCGGCACCGTAACGCGCGCGTTGCGCAATCAGGGGGGACCGCTCACCCTGTCTGCACCGAAGACCCCCTTCAATGTTCCGATCACAGGCGCCCGCCAATTCGCCTCGCAGATATGGTCTCTCGAACGTCTCCGCCTCGTTGCCAAGCTGTCCGACTCCACCATCAACGACGTCGTTCTCGCCATGTCCTCGGGAGCACTCCGCAGCTACCTTCAGGACCGAGGCGCACTCCCCACCGACCCACTGATCGCGATGGTCCCGGTGGCTCTCGCAAGTCAGGGCGAGGAGTCGGGTGGTAACAACGTCGGCGTGCTCATGTGCAATCTCGGCACCCACCTTGCCGAACCGGCGGACCGTCTCGCGACCATCCGCACGTCCATGCGCGAGGGCAAGGAGGCGTATGACGCGAAGACCACCACACAGATCCTCGCAATGAGCGCACTCGGCACCGCGGGCCTCGCCGCGAATATCGTTCTCGGGCAGACCCCGTGGTTGCGACCGCCGTTCAACCTCATCATCTCCAACGTGCCCGGCCCCAGCTCGCAGCTGTACTGGAACGGTGCGCGCCTCGAGGCCCTCCATTCGCTATCGGCACCCGTCAACGGACAAGGGCTCAACATCACCTGCACGAGCAATGACGACGAGATCTCGTTCGGCGTCATCGGGTGCCGCGACGCGGTGCCGGACCTCAAGTCGATCCCGAGCAGGCTGGGACACGAATTGCATGCCCTCGAAAGGACTCTCGGTATCTGA
- a CDS encoding type 1 glutamine amidotransferase translates to MNGVVNKPWAVVKHVPVAGPALVGALLDERGIPYIEYPLYESPDLPSITDIGGLAVMGGPLHDREDFPYAHLPRERNLIKETVDAGLPMIGICLGAQLLATAFGSELFRGRLETGAGRVTVTEDGARDPVVGSVGSDLPAIHWHQDSFDLPVGAVRLASSKMYENQAFTIGRLAYGFQFHAELTRAQLPMLQAEMPEGAVPSGEHLDEVEAVGRKMVGSFLDLAEG, encoded by the coding sequence ATGAATGGTGTGGTGAACAAGCCGTGGGCAGTCGTCAAACACGTGCCGGTCGCAGGACCCGCATTGGTCGGCGCGCTCCTGGATGAGCGGGGTATCCCCTACATCGAGTATCCGCTGTACGAGTCCCCGGATCTTCCGTCGATCACCGACATCGGTGGGCTTGCAGTCATGGGCGGACCGCTCCATGACAGGGAGGATTTCCCGTATGCGCATCTTCCGCGTGAGCGAAACCTCATCAAAGAGACCGTGGATGCAGGACTTCCGATGATCGGGATCTGTCTCGGTGCGCAACTTCTCGCAACTGCGTTCGGGAGTGAACTCTTTCGGGGTCGCCTGGAGACCGGTGCGGGGCGCGTGACGGTGACAGAAGACGGGGCACGAGATCCAGTAGTCGGTTCGGTGGGATCCGATCTACCCGCTATCCACTGGCACCAGGATTCGTTCGACCTTCCGGTCGGTGCCGTGCGGCTGGCGTCGAGCAAGATGTACGAGAATCAGGCATTCACGATCGGCCGTCTGGCATACGGGTTCCAGTTCCATGCGGAGTTGACCCGCGCCCAACTGCCGATGCTGCAGGCCGAGATGCCCGAGGGGGCAGTGCCTTCGGGAGAGCACCTGGACGAGGTGGAGGCGGTCGGGCGCAAGATGGTCGGCTCGTTCCTCGACCTGGCCGAGGGCTGA
- a CDS encoding VOC family protein encodes MSRMLFVNLPVKDLDAARRFFGDLGFEFNATFSDDSCTAMVVNELTWVMLLVESRFKDFIEDDICDTSTSVETLTCLSADSREEVDALVDRALASGGAAWGKLQDEGFMYLRAFRDLDGHVWEVMWMDPSAPA; translated from the coding sequence ATGAGCCGAATGCTCTTTGTCAATCTGCCAGTCAAGGACCTCGACGCGGCCCGGAGATTCTTCGGCGACCTCGGGTTCGAGTTCAACGCCACGTTCAGTGATGATTCCTGTACCGCCATGGTGGTCAACGAACTCACGTGGGTGATGCTCCTCGTGGAATCGCGGTTCAAGGATTTCATCGAAGACGATATTTGCGACACCTCGACATCCGTCGAGACCTTGACTTGTCTCTCCGCCGACAGCCGCGAAGAGGTGGATGCGCTGGTCGACAGGGCGCTTGCGTCGGGTGGTGCGGCGTGGGGCAAGCTTCAGGACGAGGGCTTCATGTACTTGCGTGCGTTCCGTGATCTCGACGGCCACGTCTGGGAGGTCATGTGGATGGATCCGTCCGCGCCGGCGTAG